Proteins encoded by one window of Salvia splendens isolate huo1 chromosome 5, SspV2, whole genome shotgun sequence:
- the LOC121803558 gene encoding coatomer subunit alpha-1-like, with protein MLTKFETKSNRVKGLSFHTKRPWILASLHSGVIQLWDYRMGTLIDRFDEHDGPVRGVHFHKSQPLFVSGGDDYKIKVWNYKLHRCLFTLLGHLDYIRTVQFHHEYPWIVSASDDQTIRIWNWQSRTCISVLTGHNHYVMCASFHPKEDLVVSASLDQTVRVWDIGALRKKTVSPADDILRLSQMNADFFGGVDAVVKYVLEGHDRGVNWASFHPTLPLIVSGADDRQVKIWRMNDTKAWEVDTLRGHMNNVSCVLFHARQDIIVSNSEDKSIRVWDATKRTGLQTFRREHDRFWILSAHPEMNLLAAGHDSGMIVFKLERERPAFSVSGDSVFYVKDRFLRTFEYSTQKDTQLIPIRRPGSNSLNQAPRTLSYSPTENAILVCSDVDGGSYELYVIPKDSYSRGDTAQEAKRGAGGSAVFVARNRFAVLEKSSNQVLVKNLKNEVVKKSVLPVAIDAIFYAGTGNLLCRAEDKVVIFDLQQRIVLGDLQASFVRYVVWSQDMESVALLSKHSIVIADKKLVHRCTLHETIRVKSGSWDDNGVFIYTTLTHIKYCLPNGDSGIIKTLDVPVYVTKIYGNTIFCLDRDGKNGPIIIDSTEYIFKLSLLKKRYDHVMSMIKNSELCGQAMIAYLQQKGFPQVALYFVKDERTRFNLALESGNIEKALESAKKIDEKDYWYRLGVEALRQGNAGIVEYAYQKTKNFERLSFHYLITGNLDKLSKMMKIAEVKNEVMGQFHNALYLGDVQERVKILENAGHLPLAYITAFIHGLHDVVERLSAQLGDNVPSLPEGRQASLLIPPSPVLCAGDWPLLMVSKGIFEGSLDDAGKGAEEDYEEAADADWGEGLDIGDVDHLQNGDISMVLEEEDVHNENDEEGGWDLEDLDLPPDADTPKVASNAQSSVFVCPTPGMPVSQIWVQKSSLAAEHAAAGNFDTALRLLSRQLGICNFAPLKSQFIDLHLGSHSYLRACTSAPVISVAVERGWSESASPNVRGPPALIFDFSQLDEKLKAGYKATTTGKFSEALRHFLSILHTIPLVVIETRREVDEVKELVIVVKEYILGLQMELKRRELKDDPVRQQELAAYFTHCKLQPPHLRLALASAMTVCFKAKNLSTAANFARRLLESNPANENQARQARQVLQAAERNMTDATQLNYDFRNPFVICGATYVPIYRGQRDVTCPYCTTHFVPSQQGQLCTVCDLAAVGADASGLFCSPSQMR; from the exons ATGCTGACGAAATTCGAGACCAAGAGCAATCGAGTGAAAGGATTGAGCTTTCACACCAAGCGCCCATGGATCCTCGCAAGTCTCCACAGCGGCGTCATCCAGCTCTGGGATTACCGCATGGGCACCCTCATCGACCGATTCGACGAGCACGATGGACCCGTCCGCGGCGTTCATTTCCATAAATCGCAGCCGCTTTTTGTGTCCGGAG GTGATGATTACAAAATTAAGGTGTGGAATTATAAATTGCATAGATGTCTATTTACTCTTCTTGGTCATCTTGACTATATCCGGACTGTCCAGTTCCATCACGAGTATCCTTGGATAGTAAGTGCAAGTGATGACCAGACAATCAGAATATGGAACTGGCAATCACGTACTTGCATTTCTGTGTTAACGGGGCACAACCACTATGTCATGTGTGCTTCATTTCACCCCAAAGAAGACTTGGTTGTTTCGGCTTCTTTGGATCAGACTGTTCGTGTTTGGGATATTGGTGCCTTGAGGAAGAAAACAGTATCTCCTGCTGATGACATTCTCCGATTGTCTCAAATGAATGCGGACTTCTTTGGTGGGGTTGATGCTGTTGTGAAGTATGTCCTGGAAGGCCATGATCGAGGGGTTAATTGGGCTTCTTTTCATCCAACTCTCCCTCTGATTGTTTCTGGAGCTGATGATCGCCAAGTAAAAATCTGGCGCATGAATG ACACAAAAGCTTGGGAAGTGGACACATTGAGAGGGCACATGAACAATGTTTCTTGTGTTCTGTTTCATGCAAGACAGGACATTATTGTATCAAATTCAGAAGACAAGAGCATTAGAGTTTGGGATGCTACTAAAAGAACTGGCTTGCAGACATTCCGCAGGGAGCATGACAGGTTCTGGATTCTTTCTGCCCACCCCGAGATGAATCTACTCGCTGCTGGTCATGATAGTGGTATGATTGTCTTTAAGCTAGAGAGAGAACGTCCTGCCTTTTCTGTCAGTGGCGACTCTGTTTTTTATGTCAAGGATCGGTTTCTACGCACTTTTGAGTATTCCACTCAGAAAGATACACAGCTGATACCCATCCGTCGTCCTGGTTCCAATAGTTTGAATCAAGCGCCACGGACTCTTTCTTATAGTCCCACTGAGAATGCAATTTTGGTTTGCTCAGACGTGGATGGTGGTTCATATGAGCTTTATGTTATACCTAAAGATAGCTACAGCAGAGGTGATACAGCTCAAGAGGCTAAAAGAGGTGCTGGGGGTTCGGCTGTTTTTGTGGCTCGAAATAGGTTTGCTGTGCTTGAGAAGAGCAGCAACCAAGTCCTGGTGAAGAACCTAAAAAATGAAGTAGTGAAAAAGAGTGTCCTGCCTGTTGCTATTGATGCCATATTCTATGCTGGTACTGGGAATCTGCTCTGCCGGGCCGAGGACAAGGTTGTCATTTTTGATCTCCAACAAAGAATTGTTCTTGGAGATCTTCAAGCCTCTTTTGTTAGGTATGTGGTTTGGTCTCAGGATATGGAGAGTGTTGCTTTGCTGAGCAAGCATTCAATTGTTATTGCTGATAAAAAGCTTGTGCACCGCTGCACTCTTCATGAGACCATTCGTGTTAAGAGTGGATCATGGGATGATAATGGTGTTTTTATCTACACTACACTGACGCACATTAAGTACTGCCTGCCCAATGGGGATAGTGGCATTATAAAGACCTTGGATGTTCCGGTGTATGTAACAAAGATATATGGGAACACAATCTTTTGCCTGGACCGAGATGGGAAAAACGGTCCAATCATAATTGACTCAACAGAATATATTTTTAAGTTGTCCCTGCTGAAGAAGAGATATGATCATGTTATGAGCATGATAAAGAATTCAGAACTATGTGGACAAGCCATGATCGCATATTTGCAGCAGAAGGGCTTCCCACAAGTTGCTCTCTATTTTGTGAAGGATGAGAGAACTCGCTTCAACTTAGCTCTTGAAAGTGGTAACATCGAGAAAGCCCTTGAATCTGCTAAAAAAATTGACGAGAAGGATTACTGGTACAGGCTAGGAGTTGAAGCCCTACGACAGGGAAATGCAGGAATCGTTGAATATGCATACCAGAAGACAAAGAACTTTGAGAGGCTTTCTTTTCATTATCTGATAACTGGCAATCTGGACAAGTTGTCAAAAATGATGAAAATTGCTGAGGTAAAAAATGAAGTTATGGGCCAGTTTCATAATGCTTTGTATCTCGGTGATGTGCAAGAGCGTGTGAAAATTCTGGAGAATGCGGGTCACTTGCCCCTGGCTTACATAACAGCTTTCATTCACGGGCTCCATGACGTAGTGGAGCGTTTATCTGCACAACTGGGAGATAATGTTCCTTCTCTTCCTGAAGGGAGACAAGCTTCTCTGTTGATCCCTCCAAGTCCAGTGCTATGCGCTGGAGATTGGCCCCTGTTAATGGTGAGTAAAGGCATATTTGAAGGCTCTCTTGACGATGCAGGTAAAGGTGCAGAAGAAGATTATGAAGAGGCTGCAGATGCTGATTGGGGTGAGGGTTTGGATATTGGCGATGTGGATCATCTGCAGAATGGAGACATCAGTATGGTGCTGGAGGAGGAAGATGTGCACAATGAGAATGATGAGGAGGGAGGATGGGATCTTGAGGATCTAGATCTGCCTCCTGATGCTGATACGCCGAAGGTGGCTTCTAATGCCCAGTCTTCTGTTTTTGTTTGCCCCACGCCTGGTATGCCTGTGAGCCAAATTTGGGTCCAGAAGTCATCTCTTGCTGCTGAACACGCAGCTGCTGGCAACTTTGATACAGCACTTCGTTTGTTGAGCCGTCAGTTAGGGATATGCAATTTTGCCCCTTTAAAGTCTCAATTTATTGATCTTCACCTGGGCAGTCACAGTTACCTACGTGCCTGTACTTCAGCACCAGTTATATCTGTTGCAGTAGAGAGAGGTTGGAGTGAATCTGCAAGCCCCAATGTGCGAGGCCCTCCTGCTCTTATCTTCGATTTCTCTCAACTAGATGAGAAGCTGAAGGCTGGTTACAAAGCAACAACCACCGGAAAGTTTTCTGAAGCTCTTCGACATTTCCTGTCAATTCTTCACACAATTCCACTGGTTGTGATTGAAACAAGAAGAGAGGTGGATGAAGTGAAGGAATTGGTAATCGTAGTAAAGGAATACATTCTTGGCTTGCAAATGGAGCTCAAGAGAAGGGAACTGAAGGACGATCCAGTTCGTCAGCAAGAACTTGCAGCGTATTTCACCCATTGCAAGCTCCAGCCACCACACTTGAGACTTGCACTGGCTAGTGCAATGACTGTTTGCTTCAAGGCAAAAAATCTGAGCACCGCAGCCAACTTTGCTAGGCGGCTTCTTGAGAGTAATCCAGCCAATGAGAATCAAGCAAGACAAGCTCGCCAGGTTCTGCAGGCGGCTGAGAGGAATATGACGGATGCCACGCAGCTCAACTATGATTTCAGAAATCCTTTCGTTATATGCGGAGCGACATACGTTCCAATCTATAGAGGGCAGAGAGATGTAACCTGCCCCTACTGCACTACACATTTTGTTCCATCTCAGCAAGGGCAGCTATGCACTGTTTGTGATCTTGCAGCAGTCGGAGCAGATGCATCCGGCTTGTTTTGTTCTCCTTCTCAGATGAGATGA